A section of the Akkermansia muciniphila genome encodes:
- a CDS encoding UbiA family prenyltransferase — translation MHNCRLLQGVVRSSRPANIPTLFTNAAAAWAAVRGAELPPAGLYAGTVLMGLCFYLYGMWENDRVDARWDASRYPDRPVPCGAVSVSVLRLLALAAGLSGLVLNMVLGGEFALGALLLIVISLYNMFHKLWSGSILLMGLCRGLWVLAAGLVFAHAAGEPSLPPALAWYAFGLFAFTCVISLVARREAGRPRVQAAVGLLLSGMCLFDVVWLLFFGSWLWIGAVLLWAGTRLLQRLGCRAT, via the coding sequence ATGCACAATTGCCGTTTATTGCAGGGAGTGGTCCGTTCCTCCCGTCCGGCCAATATTCCCACGCTGTTTACCAATGCGGCGGCGGCCTGGGCCGCTGTCCGGGGGGCGGAGCTGCCGCCAGCCGGCCTGTACGCCGGCACGGTGCTGATGGGACTGTGTTTTTATTTGTACGGCATGTGGGAGAATGACCGTGTGGACGCCCGGTGGGACGCGTCACGTTATCCGGACCGTCCGGTGCCGTGCGGTGCGGTGAGCGTGTCCGTGCTGAGGCTTCTGGCACTGGCGGCCGGGTTGTCCGGCCTGGTGCTGAATATGGTGCTGGGCGGTGAGTTTGCGCTGGGCGCCCTGCTGCTGATCGTGATTTCCCTGTATAATATGTTTCACAAGCTGTGGAGCGGGTCCATTCTTCTGATGGGGCTGTGCCGCGGGCTGTGGGTTCTGGCGGCGGGGCTGGTGTTTGCCCATGCGGCGGGGGAGCCTTCCCTGCCTCCGGCGCTGGCCTGGTATGCCTTCGGCCTGTTTGCGTTTACGTGCGTGATTTCCCTGGTGGCAAGGCGTGAGGCGGGCAGGCCCCGCGTTCAGGCGGCGGTTGGCTTGCTGCTTTCCGGCATGTGCCTGTTTGATGTGGTGTGGCTGCTGTTCTTCGGTTCCTGGCTGTGGATTGGCGCCGTTTTACTGTGGGCCGGAACGCGGCTGCTGCAGAGGCTCGGGTGCCGGGCTACATAG
- a CDS encoding peptidylprolyl isomerase — MNIRTHFQALLICTIAVSAQGQSIVDSQSSLPRAVQLHGDDGRETVRPDESKRISPNEAPASRIQPQRIVNRIAATVNGRPITANEVSVRLMPIGAQLAAQYPKQGPEFYKQLALAKKNIIEDLVERELLRNEFEGMGGVIRDSLIDQEINRTILTTFNGDRSAFLKNLNLSGMTIRAFREMTKKQLQVQIMRASKYDQEIPPTPEEIRQEYEATKEQYRDLTKDKIKFKKIFIPMLGDDSASTPEVQLNLAELIAKEIKSKNATFEDMARRYSKDLYAEKGGDWPVTERSTLSPESAAIIFGANTGEIIGPLVDATGFTIVLVEKKELAPPPPLSAIKEQIDMMARNKRSNERYKKWVERLRKKAIVKVYI; from the coding sequence ATGAATATCAGGACCCACTTCCAGGCGCTTCTCATCTGTACCATCGCCGTATCTGCACAGGGGCAAAGCATCGTGGACTCGCAGTCCTCCCTCCCCCGGGCCGTCCAGCTTCACGGGGATGACGGAAGGGAGACGGTGCGCCCGGACGAATCCAAGCGCATTTCCCCGAATGAGGCTCCGGCCTCCCGCATCCAGCCCCAGCGCATCGTCAACCGGATAGCGGCCACCGTGAACGGACGCCCCATCACGGCCAATGAAGTCAGCGTGCGGCTCATGCCCATCGGCGCCCAGCTGGCGGCCCAGTACCCCAAGCAGGGGCCCGAATTCTACAAGCAGCTTGCCCTGGCGAAGAAAAACATCATTGAAGACCTGGTGGAGCGCGAACTGCTCCGCAACGAATTTGAGGGCATGGGCGGCGTGATCCGCGACTCCCTCATTGACCAGGAAATCAACCGCACCATCCTGACCACCTTCAACGGCGACCGCTCCGCCTTCCTGAAAAACCTGAACCTGTCCGGCATGACTATCCGCGCCTTCCGGGAAATGACGAAAAAACAGCTCCAGGTCCAGATCATGCGCGCCTCCAAGTACGATCAGGAAATACCGCCCACCCCGGAAGAAATACGGCAGGAGTACGAGGCTACCAAGGAACAATACCGGGACCTGACCAAGGACAAAATCAAATTCAAGAAAATCTTCATTCCCATGCTGGGGGACGACTCCGCCTCCACGCCGGAAGTGCAGCTCAACCTGGCGGAACTCATCGCCAAGGAAATCAAATCCAAAAACGCCACCTTTGAAGACATGGCCAGGCGCTACTCCAAGGACCTGTACGCGGAAAAGGGCGGCGACTGGCCCGTCACGGAGCGCTCCACGCTCTCCCCGGAATCCGCGGCCATCATCTTTGGAGCCAATACCGGGGAAATCATCGGGCCGCTTGTAGACGCCACCGGCTTCACCATTGTGCTGGTGGAAAAGAAAGAACTGGCTCCGCCTCCCCCGCTCTCCGCCATCAAGGAGCAGATTGACATGATGGCGCGCAACAAGCGCAGCAATGAAC
- a CDS encoding MotA/TolQ/ExbB proton channel family protein: MNELIIKIGPLFWVLSVLAVYALAVVAERILYFHRIQINTGDFLRGISKLVNAGSVDEARHEASILPGPAPRVVSSVLAHSGLPREELRAVAEDSVQMEVFQIEKNIRGLLVVATVSPLIGVLGTIQGLVGFYSQPGLLEGKAPTLAMSDAVYQALLSSALGLSIAIPAYLFYSYLASRSRQIVHSLERAGTEAVCLVCDARRRREEGESMTGRGV; the protein is encoded by the coding sequence ATGAATGAATTGATCATCAAGATAGGGCCGTTGTTCTGGGTTTTGAGCGTTCTGGCCGTGTATGCGCTGGCGGTCGTGGCGGAACGGATTTTATATTTCCACAGGATTCAGATTAATACCGGGGATTTTTTGAGGGGCATTTCCAAGCTGGTGAATGCCGGCAGCGTGGATGAAGCCCGGCATGAGGCTTCCATTCTTCCGGGGCCTGCGCCCCGCGTGGTTTCCTCCGTGCTGGCGCATTCCGGCCTGCCGCGCGAGGAGCTTCGCGCCGTGGCGGAGGATTCCGTCCAGATGGAGGTGTTCCAGATTGAGAAGAATATCCGCGGCCTGCTGGTGGTGGCTACCGTCAGCCCGCTGATAGGCGTGCTGGGGACCATTCAGGGACTGGTGGGCTTTTATTCCCAGCCGGGCCTGCTGGAAGGGAAGGCTCCCACCCTCGCCATGTCGGATGCCGTTTACCAGGCCCTGCTGAGTTCCGCGCTGGGTCTGAGCATTGCGATTCCGGCGTACCTGTTTTATTCCTACCTGGCTTCCCGCTCCCGCCAGATTGTACATTCTCTGGAACGGGCCGGCACGGAGGCCGTCTGCCTGGTGTGCGACGCACGCCGGAGGCGGGAGGAGGGAGAGAGCATGACGGGCCGCGGAGTGTAA